The Candidatus Methylomirabilota bacterium genome includes a window with the following:
- a CDS encoding NIPSNAP family protein produces MLFELRQYHIHPGQQANWVKCMEEEIIPLQVKMGMVILGSFVGEEDASVYVWIRRFESEAERKRLYDAVYQSDYWKNEIAPKVPTMIDREKIRVTRLTATPRSPIQ; encoded by the coding sequence ATGCTGTTCGAGCTGCGGCAGTACCACATCCATCCGGGACAGCAGGCCAACTGGGTCAAGTGCATGGAGGAGGAGATCATCCCCCTCCAGGTGAAGATGGGCATGGTGATCCTCGGCAGCTTCGTGGGCGAGGAAGATGCGTCGGTCTACGTGTGGATTCGCCGCTTCGAGAGCGAGGCCGAGCGCAAGCGCCTCTACGACGCGGTCTACCAGAGCGACTACTGGAAGAACGAGATCGCGCCCAAAGTGCCCACCATGATCGACAGGGAAAAGATACGCGTCACTCGATTGACCGCAACGCCGCGTTCACCTATTCAGTAG
- a CDS encoding cation transporter, with product MSVDTCCAVIPDVTRRQRRVLQIVLALNAAMFLLELGTGLLARSTALVADSADMLGDALVYGVSLYAVGRGAAWTTRAALLKGGLMAGFAVGVLGQAALELARGAAPVAEAMGAVGLIALAANALCVVLLWRLRDDDVNMRSAWLCSRNDVVANAAVLLAAGVVWATGSGVPDLVVGVAIAAMFGSSAARVLRDAGRARRGAAATE from the coding sequence GTGAGCGTGGACACCTGCTGCGCGGTGATTCCCGACGTCACGCGCCGCCAGCGGCGCGTGCTCCAGATCGTGCTCGCCCTGAACGCCGCCATGTTTCTGCTCGAGCTGGGGACGGGACTCCTCGCGCGCTCCACCGCGCTCGTCGCCGACTCCGCCGACATGCTGGGCGACGCCCTCGTCTACGGCGTGAGCCTCTATGCCGTGGGACGGGGCGCGGCGTGGACGACGCGCGCGGCTCTCCTCAAGGGCGGGCTCATGGCGGGGTTCGCGGTGGGCGTCCTCGGCCAGGCCGCGCTCGAGCTGGCCCGCGGCGCGGCGCCGGTGGCCGAGGCGATGGGGGCGGTGGGGCTGATCGCCCTCGCCGCCAATGCGCTGTGCGTGGTCCTGCTCTGGCGGCTCCGCGACGACGACGTGAACATGCGCTCGGCGTGGCTCTGCTCGCGGAATGACGTGGTGGCCAACGCCGCCGTGCTGCTGGCCGCGGGCGTGGTGTGGGCGACGGGCTCCGGCGTGCCCGACCTCGTAGTCGGCGTCGCCATCGCCGCGATGTTCGGAAGCTCTGCGGCGCGGGTGCTGCGGGACGCCGGGCGCGCGCGCCGCGGGGCGGCGGCTACTGAATAG
- a CDS encoding PHB depolymerase family esterase, with translation MPSRSDVADALDGLLGPMLGTLERVGWVQRHLFPPAAAQLAEVLASQRDPLAGALRDFEAFAWTEDLGFIRDRLVDCAGQTLALVDAFVTAAASPDDPVGLYRALRRFSPLQEALYPLAPVLESVSRWFLEPARRDDDALVLRLRAAAIREDGPRVGVLHANNERDQRGGFSLYVPEDWDGHAAMPLVVALHGGHGHGRDYLWVWLREARARGMLVLSPTSRDRTWSIMGGGDVDAAPLAAMIESVAGRYAVDRARVLLTGMSDGATYALLLGLSADMPFTHLAPACGVLHPLLLIEGRLGRARGRPIYLVHGALDWMFPVQTARMAAESLEAAGAAVVYREIADLSHTYPRDENPAILDWLAAKA, from the coding sequence ATGCCCTCCCGTTCCGACGTCGCCGACGCGCTCGACGGACTCCTGGGCCCGATGCTCGGCACGCTCGAGCGCGTGGGCTGGGTGCAGCGACACCTCTTCCCCCCCGCGGCGGCGCAGCTGGCGGAGGTGCTGGCTTCGCAGCGCGATCCTCTCGCCGGCGCCCTGCGAGACTTCGAGGCGTTCGCGTGGACAGAAGACCTGGGCTTCATCCGCGACCGGCTCGTCGACTGCGCCGGGCAGACGCTCGCGCTGGTGGACGCCTTCGTCACCGCCGCCGCCAGCCCCGACGACCCCGTCGGTCTCTACCGCGCGCTGCGCCGCTTCTCGCCGCTCCAGGAGGCGCTCTATCCGCTGGCGCCCGTGCTGGAGTCGGTGAGCCGCTGGTTTCTCGAGCCCGCGCGGCGCGACGATGACGCGCTGGTTCTGCGCCTGCGGGCGGCGGCGATCCGCGAGGACGGGCCGAGGGTGGGCGTGCTGCACGCCAACAACGAGCGCGACCAGCGCGGGGGCTTTTCGCTCTACGTCCCCGAGGACTGGGACGGCCACGCCGCGATGCCGCTGGTGGTGGCGCTGCACGGTGGGCACGGGCACGGTCGCGACTACTTGTGGGTGTGGCTGCGCGAGGCGCGGGCCCGCGGCATGCTCGTGCTCTCGCCCACCTCGCGCGATCGCACCTGGTCCATCATGGGCGGCGGCGACGTCGATGCCGCGCCGCTCGCCGCGATGATCGAGTCGGTGGCCGGCCGCTACGCGGTGGACCGCGCCCGCGTGCTCCTCACCGGCATGTCGGACGGCGCCACCTACGCGCTACTCCTCGGGCTCAGCGCGGACATGCCGTTCACCCACCTGGCTCCCGCCTGCGGCGTACTGCACCCGCTCCTCCTCATCGAGGGGCGGCTCGGACGCGCGCGGGGGCGGCCCATCTATCTCGTCCACGGCGCGCTCGACTGGATGTTTCCGGTGCAGACGGCGCGGATGGCGGCCGAATCCCTCGAGGCGGCCGGCGCCGCGGTGGTGTATCGCGAGATCGCGGACCTCTCGCACACCTACCCGCGGGACGAAAATCCCGCCATCCTCGACTGGCTGGCCGCGAAGGCGTGA